The DNA region AAAACAATTTAATCGTAACAACTGAATATGACTTTAGTTCAAAAAAGATTCCAAAAAGCTTTGGTGGATATAAAATAGTGCAGTTGTCTGACCTACACAGTAAATCCTTTGGTGATAACCAAAACGACTTAATTGAAAAGGTGAACAAAGTTAACCCCAATCTAATTGTATTTACCGGGGATTTGGTTGATTCGGAAAGATATAATGAAGGTAGTAGTCTCGTGTTAATGGAAAAACTAGTTCAAATCGCTCCGGTTTATTATATAACAGGAAATCACGAGTGGTGGTCGGGAAAATTTAATTCATTAGAGGGTGAATTAAAAAATGTAGGTGTGCATGTTATGCGGAATACAGTTGAGGAACTAAACAACGGAAAAGAAAATATTCATCTTATAGGAATTGATGACCCTGCAAATTTAACTGAATCTTACACTGAGCAAGTGATATCAGAAGAAGCTATAAGGAATACAATTAAAGAAGTTAAAGATGATGGAAGTATTAATATATTATTAGCGCATAGACCTGAATTAGTATCTTTGTATTCAAAATTTACTATCGATCCCGTTTTCTCTGGTCATGCCCATGGCGGGCAGTTCAGAATCCCCTTTGTAGGGGGATTAGTTGCACCAAATCAAGGACTGTTCCCAGAATATACTTCTGGAAAACACGTTGTAGGTCTAACAACAATGATTGTAAGTAGAGGTCTTGGTAATAGTATAATTCCTATAAGGATTTTTAATCGTCCAGAAATCGCTGTTGTGACATTGAAAAGAATAGAGTAAAAAATTGTGTATTAATTAGATTAATATGCACCTTTAAAAGATAGGCTGAAAAACACATTGAATTGGGGAATTCAATGTGTTTTTCATCAGCTTCTCAATTGAGAAAGGTATTTTTTTATTCAGGCTTAACAGCAATAAATTCGTCAATCGTTTCAGGAGTGTTTTTACCTTCTTTTCCTTGGAAAAGGTCGATATTAACGGTCACATCCATACAGCCAAGGTATTTTCCATTTTCATCACGTACTGCCATGAATTTTTGGTAAATTTGACCGGTCTCACCATGGCGTTTTGGGAACCAAAATTCCCATTCGTCACGTGCTCCTGAACGGAAATCATTCAACAATTTTTCAACGTGGTGAGCCACTTTTGGGTGAAGCTCAAGCACAGGGAGACCAATTGCTTCTTTACGACGACCATGCACGCGGTTTGGATTATTTGAATACCAGCGGAAAATATCGTTGGCATCGCAAAAGCCCATTTCAAATGGCAAAAGATTGATGATTGAATCTAAAGTGCTTGCTTTAATCGCTCCAGTTTCAAAATTAATTACAGCTTCAGGACTAATTAAATCAGACAATTTTTCTTTAGACATATATAAAACTCCTTTATGAGAATAATATAATACAAATATTAGGTAGAAAAACGTATTATGGTTCCTAATTAAATGATAATCATTTTCAATGATATTTGTTGTGATATATATCACGGAAAAGAATGTATATTATTTATTTGGTTAGTATGAAAATAATTGGACGAAAGGAGGTTCAAAATGGAAGTAATACTAATTAGTCTCTTCTCAGCTATAATAATTTTTATGACGGTTTACTCCATTATTAAAGTAATAATTATTGCCTATAAAAGAAAAGAAATAACGCTTCGAAGATTTGAAGTTTTGGT from Neobacillus sp. FSL H8-0543 includes:
- a CDS encoding PAS domain-containing protein; the protein is MSKEKLSDLISPEAVINFETGAIKASTLDSIINLLPFEMGFCDANDIFRWYSNNPNRVHGRRKEAIGLPVLELHPKVAHHVEKLLNDFRSGARDEWEFWFPKRHGETGQIYQKFMAVRDENGKYLGCMDVTVNIDLFQGKEGKNTPETIDEFIAVKPE
- a CDS encoding metallophosphoesterase, producing the protein MLLAYFFYFQNNLIVTTEYDFSSKKIPKSFGGYKIVQLSDLHSKSFGDNQNDLIEKVNKVNPNLIVFTGDLVDSERYNEGSSLVLMEKLVQIAPVYYITGNHEWWSGKFNSLEGELKNVGVHVMRNTVEELNNGKENIHLIGIDDPANLTESYTEQVISEEAIRNTIKEVKDDGSINILLAHRPELVSLYSKFTIDPVFSGHAHGGQFRIPFVGGLVAPNQGLFPEYTSGKHVVGLTTMIVSRGLGNSIIPIRIFNRPEIAVVTLKRIE